A genome region from Crossiella equi includes the following:
- a CDS encoding styrene monooxygenase/indole monooxygenase family protein, giving the protein MRRVAIVGAGQAGLLLGIGLLRHGYPVTVLAERTPEQVRAGGLVSNQCVFHPALRRERELGVNFWDELADPVERVSFTAPGEVPEEEPALSWQARLPHAAQSVDQRVKVADWLHEFTRRGGEVRYQRADSDDLVNLAREFELLVVAVGRGAQFDALFPRDAQRSRFSVPQRHIGVCYLKPSPEQPPGLSFSLGPHGECFGLPVWSVHGRAYGFGVFARPGGPLDRWAGITSVEQHREVVLDLLREHFPWRVAMLGGAEPAGERELLHGGITPVVRHPVGTLPSGALALAMGDTAVTNDPVGGQGANLAAHAARVYEQAILEHGTRPFDGEFLQATFERFWARARQHTRFNNDLLAPPPPHVLDTMDAAQRVPEVAHRFAALFEDPTDYPGWLGDPGPARAYLDSVG; this is encoded by the coding sequence ATGCGTCGGGTCGCCATCGTCGGAGCGGGTCAGGCCGGGTTGCTGCTGGGCATCGGGCTGCTGCGGCACGGGTATCCGGTGACCGTGCTGGCCGAGCGCACCCCGGAGCAGGTGCGCGCGGGCGGGCTGGTGTCCAACCAGTGCGTGTTCCACCCGGCGCTGCGCCGCGAGCGTGAGCTGGGTGTGAACTTCTGGGACGAGCTGGCCGACCCGGTGGAACGGGTGTCCTTCACCGCGCCCGGTGAGGTACCCGAAGAGGAACCCGCGCTGTCCTGGCAGGCCCGGCTGCCGCACGCCGCGCAGTCGGTGGACCAGCGGGTCAAGGTCGCCGACTGGCTGCACGAGTTCACCCGGCGGGGTGGCGAAGTTCGCTACCAGCGTGCGGATTCCGACGATCTGGTGAACCTCGCGCGCGAGTTCGAGCTCCTGGTGGTCGCGGTCGGCCGGGGCGCGCAGTTCGACGCGCTCTTCCCCCGGGACGCGCAACGGTCGCGCTTCTCCGTGCCACAGCGGCACATCGGGGTCTGCTACCTGAAACCGTCCCCGGAGCAGCCGCCCGGCCTGTCGTTCTCGCTGGGCCCGCACGGCGAGTGCTTCGGCCTGCCGGTGTGGTCGGTGCACGGCCGGGCCTACGGCTTCGGCGTCTTCGCCCGCCCCGGCGGCCCGCTGGACCGGTGGGCGGGCATCACCTCGGTCGAGCAGCACCGCGAGGTCGTGCTGGACCTGCTGCGCGAGCACTTCCCGTGGCGGGTGGCCATGCTGGGCGGTGCCGAACCGGCGGGGGAGCGCGAGCTGTTGCACGGCGGCATCACCCCGGTCGTCCGGCACCCCGTGGGCACGCTCCCATCGGGTGCGCTGGCACTGGCCATGGGCGATACCGCGGTGACCAACGACCCGGTGGGCGGCCAGGGCGCGAACCTGGCCGCGCACGCGGCGCGGGTCTACGAGCAGGCCATCCTCGAACACGGCACCCGCCCGTTCGACGGGGAGTTCCTACAGGCCACCTTCGAGCGGTTCTGGGCCCGCGCCCGCCAGCACACGCGGTTCAACAACGACCTGCTGGCCCCGCCCCCGCCGCACGTGCTGGACACAATGGACGCCGCGCAGCGCGTACCCGAGGTGGCGCACCGGTTCGCGGCGCTGTTCGAGGACCCGACCGACTACCC